One Colius striatus isolate bColStr4 chromosome 10, bColStr4.1.hap1, whole genome shotgun sequence genomic region harbors:
- the CMPK1 gene encoding UMP-CMP kinase isoform X2 yields MLLCNLKFQSSFLEYKFIFLNFGAFFKTRSSNHLNLPSEDLSLYTSFHFTEHQALNFGLSQTYWVPFIEKYGYTHLSAGDLLRDERKRPGSQYGELIENYIKEGEIVPVEITISLLKRAMDQTMAANSQKNKFLIDGFPRNEDNLQGWNKTMDGKADVSFVLFFDCDNEICIGRCLERGKSSGRSDDNRESLEKRIHTYLQSTKPIIDLYERMGKVRKVDASKSVDEVFEKVVQIFDKEG; encoded by the exons ATGTTACTATGTAACCTTAAGTTTCAGAGTTCTTTTTTGGAGTATAAATTTATATTTCTAAACTTTggagctttttttaaaacaaggtcGAGTAATCATTTAAATCTACCCTCTGAAGATTTATCCCTGTACACTTCCTTCCATTTTACAGAGCACCAGGCATTGAATTTTGGACTTTCCCAAACATACTGGGTACCTTTTATTGAG AAGTATGGCTACACACACCTTTCTGCTGGTGACCTCCTCCGGGATGAACGGAAAAGGCCAGGCTCGCAGTATGGAGAACTCATTGAGAACTACATTAAAGAGGGGGAAATTGTGCCGGTGGAAATAACAATCAGCTTGCTGAAGAGG GCTATGGATCAAACAATGGCTGCCAATTCCCAGAAGAACAAGTTCTTGATTGATGGATTTCCCAGGAATGAAGATAATCTTCAAGGCTGGAATAAGACTATGGATGGAAAGGCGGatgtttcttttgttctcttttttgaTTGTGACAATGAG ATCTGCATTGGCCGCTGTCTGGAAAGAGGCAAGAGCAGTGGTAGGAGCGATGATAATCGAGAGAGTCTGGAAAAGAG GATTCATACATACCTGCAGTCTACAAAGCCTATAATAGATTTATATGAGAGAATGGGAAAAGTCCGAAAAGTGGATGCCTCTAAATCTGTTGATGAA gTTTTTGAAAAAGTTGTACAAATTTTCGACAAAGAAGGCTAA